In the Nitrospirota bacterium genome, ACGCTCATCGGTTAACCGGACACGTTTCTTTTGGATCGGAGCCAGCGGAACGGCTGGCTGGGGAGCTAAACCAGACGGAAGAGATTGACCGGAGCGTCGGAAAAACGGAGACAGGGAGACGGGGGAGAAGGGATAAGACCGGTTTTCCGTTTCACCGATTTCCAACGCAAGTTTAATTCTTCCCCTCATTTTCCCCTCAATCGGTAAGTAACCTGTAAGTTTCTCTCTGTTATTCTCGCGCCCAGTCACACTGGCCGCGGCTTGCCGGCGATCCCAGCCGGTAGCGAGGTGGCCGTCATTGAACGATGTCGTGACCGTCACGGATGTGGTTTTAGGAGGCGCTGTAGGCGGCTGGACCTGGGTTATTACCCAACTGGAGTGAGCGTGCGGACACTCTACGGCCAAACACGGGAGGAACGATGAACCCGAGAATCCACAGAAGCACGGTCACACCCCAAGGCAGCTCGTCGTTCACGTTCGCACGCCCCTAGGTGGTTGGACAGATCCCGTGGAACTCTCATTGAAGAAGCATCCGCCCATGGACAGTGACACCTACATCATTCGAATCTATCGCCGCAACAAGGAACGTCCGACGAGTCTAGTGGGGGTGGCCGAGCAGGTCGGGACGAAAGAACAACGAGCATTCCACGATCTGGACGGGCTCTTGGCGATTCTGACCTCATCGGAAACCCGCGTGCATCTAAATAAAGAAGGAGGGTAGACATGTCTAGACATCTTGGCTGGTCGAGGCTCAGTGCTTCATTGGCGGCTGGGGCGATCGTGTGCGTTGCGCAGGCCGCCAATGCCGTACCGGTGTCGGTCATCGGTGGCTTTACGTCGTTTTCGGGGGTAGTTGGGGCTGGGGGGTCGTTCGTAACGACCATCAACGGAAGCGTGGTCTGTCCTGAGTCGGGATGCGACACGACCTTTGGCGATGATTCCTTCCCATTCACGTCGATACCCCCATTCACGTCACCGATATCCACGGTGGAGTTTGGCAACTCAACGTTGTCCGGGTTCTCCGGAACCACGCCCGTCTATACGCCCCAAACACCCAATCTGCTCAGCTTCGCACCGGCTGCGCCGCAAGATGTGATCGCAGGGCAGGAGTTTCTGCTCGGAACCTTTACCTACGCGAACGGGATCTGGTTCACCGACCCGACCTTTGGATTTTCGTTAACCACGGTCTCATCCGATCCCGCGCTCAACGGACAGGTGTTCTCAGATTCGCTGAGACTAACGATCACGCCCAACGACTTTGTGAACCAGACACCGGATCAGAACGCGGACTTCATCTCCTTCCTCGGTCGCCCGGACCTAGGTAGTGCGCGCGCCTATGAGCTCGCCGATAGTCCGACGGGCAGTAACCTCATGACCTTCGACTTCTATGGCCGGATCGGTTCGTTGATTCCCACCCGATTCGACAATG is a window encoding:
- a CDS encoding choice-of-anchor K domain-containing protein, with amino-acid sequence MSRHLGWSRLSASLAAGAIVCVAQAANAVPVSVIGGFTSFSGVVGAGGSFVTTINGSVVCPESGCDTTFGDDSFPFTSIPPFTSPISTVEFGNSTLSGFSGTTPVYTPQTPNLLSFAPAAPQDVIAGQEFLLGTFTYANGIWFTDPTFGFSLTTVSSDPALNGQVFSDSLRLTITPNDFVNQTPDQNADFISFLGRPDLGSARAYELADSPTGSNLMTFDFYGRIGSLIPTRFDNAAGGGFLDPGVAIEPTPRASVPEPGTFTLMLSGLVGVLAYRRTICRGALG